One part of the Spiribacter salinus M19-40 genome encodes these proteins:
- a CDS encoding F0F1 ATP synthase subunit B produces MGINVTLFGQMITFLVFILFTMKFVWPPIQQAMREREKRIADGLASAERGQHELDLAKERAAEHVREAKAQAADIIEKANRQGANLIDEAREEARAVGERERAAAEARIEQELGQAKAQLRSEVSELAILGASRILEREVDAKAHQQMLDQLTEQV; encoded by the coding sequence GTGGGCATTAACGTCACACTGTTCGGGCAGATGATCACCTTCCTGGTGTTCATCCTGTTCACGATGAAGTTTGTTTGGCCGCCGATTCAGCAGGCCATGCGCGAGCGTGAGAAGCGTATCGCCGACGGGCTGGCATCGGCCGAACGGGGCCAGCACGAGCTGGACCTCGCGAAAGAGCGCGCTGCGGAGCATGTCCGAGAGGCCAAGGCGCAAGCGGCTGATATTATCGAGAAGGCCAACCGCCAGGGTGCCAATCTGATTGACGAGGCGCGGGAGGAAGCGCGAGCCGTCGGTGAGCGTGAGCGCGCTGCGGCCGAGGCCCGGATCGAGCAGGAGCTCGGCCAGGCCAAGGCGCAGTTACGTAGCGAAGTCTCCGAGCTCGCCATCCTGGGTGCGAGCCGGATCCTTGAGCGGGAGGTTGATGCGAAGGCGCATCAGCAGATGCTCGATCAGCTGACTGAGCAGGTCTGA
- the atpE gene encoding F0F1 ATP synthase subunit C, which translates to MEAIAQVQALTAIAIGLIFAFAAVGTSIGFGMLGGKFLEGIARQPEVAGVLQVRMFIVAGLLDAVSIIGVAFAALLMFANPLLGALS; encoded by the coding sequence ATGGAAGCTATCGCACAGGTTCAGGCGCTCACCGCCATCGCCATCGGACTGATTTTCGCCTTCGCCGCGGTCGGCACCAGCATTGGCTTCGGCATGCTGGGTGGCAAGTTTCTGGAGGGCATTGCCCGCCAGCCTGAGGTGGCCGGTGTGCTGCAGGTCCGCATGTTTATCGTCGCCGGCCTGCTCGACGCGGTGTCGATCATCGGTGTGGCGTTCGCCGCCCTGCTGATGTTTGCGAACCCGCTGCTGGGCGCGCTGAGCTGA
- the atpB gene encoding F0F1 ATP synthase subunit A produces the protein MASGSATEYVTHHLEHLSVGEGFWTLHIDTLIVSWILGFIFFGLFYAVARRASVDAPSGLQTAVEACIEFIDNQVSESFHGPKDFVAPLALTIFVWVFFWNLMDLIPVDLFPELLKLVGIEYVRILPSADMNATFGLSLTVLALIIIYGIKGKGGKGFTKELFCHPFGSHPALWLANLMLNIVEMIAKPVSLGMRLFGNLYAAEIIFILIALLPIWAQWVPGVAWAIFHILVIPLQAFIFMVLTVVYLSLAYEEH, from the coding sequence ATGGCAAGCGGCTCGGCCACAGAATATGTCACTCACCACCTTGAGCATCTCTCGGTGGGAGAGGGTTTCTGGACCCTGCATATCGACACCCTCATTGTGTCCTGGATTCTGGGCTTCATCTTCTTTGGTCTGTTTTACGCGGTGGCGCGCCGCGCAAGCGTCGATGCGCCCAGTGGACTGCAAACCGCTGTCGAGGCGTGCATCGAATTCATTGATAACCAGGTGAGCGAGAGTTTCCATGGCCCTAAGGACTTCGTCGCGCCCCTCGCGCTGACGATCTTTGTCTGGGTGTTCTTCTGGAACCTGATGGACCTCATACCGGTGGATCTCTTCCCGGAGCTGCTCAAGCTCGTCGGGATTGAATATGTGCGCATCCTGCCATCCGCCGACATGAACGCCACGTTTGGCCTATCGCTGACCGTGCTCGCGTTGATCATCATCTACGGCATCAAGGGCAAGGGCGGGAAAGGCTTTACCAAAGAGCTTTTCTGTCACCCATTTGGTTCGCACCCGGCGCTTTGGCTGGCCAACCTGATGCTGAACATTGTCGAGATGATCGCCAAGCCGGTATCGCTGGGGATGCGGCTGTTCGGCAACCTGTATGCCGCCGAGATCATCTTTATTCTGATTGCACTGCTGCCGATTTGGGCACAGTGGGTGCCGGGTGTGGCCTGGGCGATCTTCCATATTCTGGTGATCCCGCTGCAGGCCTTCATCTTTATGGTGCTCACGGTTGTGTACCTGAGTCTGGCCTACGAGGAACACTGA
- a CDS encoding ATP synthase subunit I → MLRRVAFKVIRIQLVIGSVAVVAWLIAGGMTAGFAALVGLLISIAMTGYVALKWSLSSTAEEPRAMLGGFYRAEMMKLLLGTGLIFVGVYMFRDQAAALVTTLAFTLAAYGFVLLENID, encoded by the coding sequence ATGCTGAGACGGGTTGCGTTTAAGGTCATTCGGATTCAGCTCGTGATCGGATCAGTGGCAGTTGTGGCCTGGCTCATCGCCGGGGGAATGACGGCCGGGTTCGCGGCGCTTGTGGGGCTTCTCATCAGCATTGCCATGACCGGTTACGTTGCGCTCAAGTGGTCCTTGAGCAGCACGGCCGAGGAACCACGGGCCATGCTCGGTGGCTTCTATCGGGCTGAAATGATGAAACTGCTACTAGGCACAGGATTGATTTTCGTCGGGGTTTACATGTTCCGCGACCAAGCCGCGGCCCTCGTCACAACGCTGGCTTTCACGTTGGCCGCCTACGGCTTCGTGTTGCTCGAGAACATCGACTGA
- a CDS encoding ParB/RepB/Spo0J family partition protein, which translates to MSNRRRGLGRGLDALLGEASAEAGQAGESGLRDLPLDQLEGGRYQPRREFDPAALQELAHSIRAQGVVQPIVVRPLPGGERYEIIAGERRWRAAQLAELETIPAIVRDIPDEMAVAVALIENIQREDLNPLEEATALHRLIEEFGMTHQAIADAVGRSRVGVSNLLRLLDVSATVKSHIANGELEMGHARALLSLDEAGQAEAARQIVARGLSVRQTEALVRQMQSATTDRQEKAAPDPNIRSLQDDLAERLGANVRIEHGQRGKGRLVIRYNSLDELDGILEHIR; encoded by the coding sequence ATGAGCAATCGGCGACGGGGATTGGGACGCGGTCTGGATGCCTTACTGGGTGAGGCCTCGGCGGAGGCGGGTCAGGCCGGAGAATCCGGTCTGCGTGATCTGCCCCTCGATCAGCTTGAGGGTGGGCGCTATCAACCGCGTCGAGAATTCGATCCGGCCGCATTGCAGGAGCTGGCACATTCCATTCGAGCCCAGGGGGTCGTACAGCCCATTGTCGTGCGGCCGCTGCCTGGTGGCGAGCGCTACGAAATCATTGCAGGCGAGCGGCGTTGGCGGGCGGCACAGCTGGCGGAGCTGGAGACGATTCCTGCCATTGTTCGGGATATCCCCGATGAAATGGCGGTGGCCGTTGCCCTGATCGAGAACATTCAGCGCGAGGACCTCAACCCGCTGGAAGAGGCAACGGCGCTGCACCGGCTGATCGAAGAATTCGGCATGACGCACCAGGCCATTGCGGATGCGGTCGGCCGGTCACGCGTTGGCGTCTCGAATTTGCTGCGCCTGCTGGATGTCTCGGCCACGGTTAAATCGCATATTGCCAATGGCGAACTGGAAATGGGCCACGCCCGTGCCCTGCTCTCGCTGGATGAGGCGGGCCAGGCCGAGGCGGCCCGCCAGATTGTGGCGCGGGGCCTGTCCGTGCGCCAGACGGAAGCGTTGGTCCGGCAGATGCAGTCGGCGACGACGGATCGCCAGGAAAAAGCCGCACCGGATCCGAATATTCGCAGTCTGCAGGACGATCTGGCTGAACGTCTCGGGGCGAATGTGCGCATCGAGCACGGGCAGCGGGGCAAGGGCCGGCTGGTGATTCGCTACAACAGTCTTGACGAGCTCGATGGGATTCTTGAGCACATTCGTTGA
- a CDS encoding ParA family protein, with product MTQTLAVANQKGGVGKTTTCVNLAASLVSSGRRVLLVDMDPQGNASVGAGLEKNSVTHTNYELLMGEADASAVRCTGLTGGFDLLPANGDLTAAEVALMGTGEGRDKRLQEALAPIRDDYDHILIDCPPALNILTVNAFVAADRVLIPIQCEYYALEGLSALLNTIERVRQTVNPTLEIEGLVRTMFDGRNNLANQVGAQLLEHFPGQVYRTQIPRNVRLAEAPSHGLAVLQYDRASRGAVAYRALASELLRRQQAGAATAGDTA from the coding sequence ATGACTCAGACACTGGCCGTGGCTAATCAAAAGGGTGGCGTTGGCAAGACCACCACCTGTGTCAACCTTGCCGCTTCATTAGTGAGCAGCGGCCGGCGCGTGTTGCTCGTGGATATGGATCCACAGGGCAATGCGAGCGTTGGGGCAGGGCTTGAGAAGAATTCGGTCACGCACACCAACTATGAGTTGCTCATGGGCGAGGCGGACGCCTCGGCCGTGCGCTGTACGGGCCTCACCGGTGGGTTTGATTTGCTACCGGCCAACGGGGACCTGACGGCCGCTGAGGTGGCGCTGATGGGCACGGGTGAGGGTCGCGACAAACGCCTGCAGGAGGCGCTCGCCCCCATTCGCGACGACTATGATCATATTCTTATTGACTGCCCACCGGCGTTGAACATTCTCACGGTGAATGCCTTTGTGGCGGCTGACCGGGTGCTGATCCCGATCCAGTGCGAATACTATGCCCTCGAAGGGCTGTCGGCGTTGCTCAACACCATCGAGCGGGTTCGCCAAACCGTGAACCCGACACTCGAGATTGAGGGGTTGGTGCGCACGATGTTCGATGGCCGCAATAACCTGGCCAACCAGGTTGGCGCGCAGCTCCTTGAACACTTTCCAGGCCAGGTTTATCGGACCCAGATCCCGCGCAATGTGCGCCTGGCCGAGGCGCCGAGCCACGGGTTGGCAGTGCTTCAGTACGATCGGGCCTCGCGCGGTGCAGTGGCCTATCGGGCGCTTGCCTCGGAGCTGTTGCGTCGTCAGCAAGCGGGCGCCGCCACGGCAGGAGACACGGCATGA
- the rsmG gene encoding 16S rRNA (guanine(527)-N(7))-methyltransferase RsmG: protein MALRAGEDNATLTAGLAALGERPDLAEPLLAYRDLLARWNRVYNLSAVRDPAAMVPRHLLDSLVVRPWLPTGALLDVGTGPGLPGIPLAVAEPDRPVTLLESNGKKTRFLAQACLELGLSNVEVVQTRLEDYARAEGFAGVICRAFSEAGTFWAGIRHLLAPGAPALAMKGRRQDHELAGLEQAGVSCRWHKLDVPGLDAERHLLIMTGTEPATG, encoded by the coding sequence GTGGCCCTGCGTGCCGGTGAGGATAACGCCACACTGACGGCGGGCTTGGCTGCTCTGGGTGAACGCCCAGACCTGGCGGAACCGCTGCTCGCCTACCGGGATCTGCTTGCGCGGTGGAATCGCGTCTACAACCTCTCCGCCGTGCGGGACCCGGCCGCGATGGTGCCCCGCCATCTGCTCGACAGCCTGGTCGTGCGGCCCTGGTTGCCGACCGGCGCTCTATTGGATGTCGGCACCGGCCCGGGGCTACCCGGGATACCCCTCGCCGTGGCGGAGCCTGACCGGCCGGTCACACTGCTCGAGTCCAATGGCAAGAAAACGCGATTTCTTGCGCAGGCCTGTCTTGAACTCGGGTTGTCTAACGTCGAGGTGGTGCAGACCCGGCTTGAAGACTACGCGCGTGCCGAGGGCTTCGCGGGCGTCATTTGCCGGGCATTCAGTGAGGCGGGCACATTCTGGGCGGGTATCCGGCATCTACTGGCGCCCGGCGCACCCGCGCTGGCCATGAAAGGACGCCGCCAGGACCATGAGTTGGCAGGCCTTGAGCAAGCCGGCGTATCATGCCGCTGGCATAAACTGGATGTGCCCGGGCTTGATGCCGAGCGCCATTTGCTCATTATGACGGGCACGGAGCCCGCCACAGGATAG
- the mnmG gene encoding tRNA uridine-5-carboxymethylaminomethyl(34) synthesis enzyme MnmG — MDPARPFEVIVVGGGHAGTEAAHAAARMGVRTLLLTQSLETIGQMSCNPAIGGIGKGHLVREIDAMGGVMGRAIDRAGIQFRCLNHRKGPAVRATRAQADRALYREAVRHELDALEGLQLFQDSVQDLIVEQGEVCGVVTGMGLSLRAQAVVLTVGTFLGGRIHVGDHSHSGGRAGDAPSNALAARLRELPLRVGRLKTGTPPRIDAGSIDYRQIGEQPGDDPVPYFSRWSRRDEHPRQVACHITHTNEATHAIIRDGLHRSPMFSGEIEGTGPRYCPSIEDKVVRFADRNAHQIFLEPEGLGSREVYPNGISTSLAYDTQVALVRSIQGLENAHITRPGYAIEYDYLDPRDLQPHLESLHLPGLWLAGQINGTTGYEEAAAQGLLAGVNAAARVQGESSWVPGRHEAYIGVLADDLTTRGTREPYRMFTSRAEYRLQLREDNADLRLLPVAYRYGLISEAAWADFEAYREGIETERVRLERTWVKPGDLGDDAGASLLGQPLRREQTLMTLLRRPEMDYLTLMQLPGGGPGPADPRIREQLVIEARYAGYLKRQTDQVARSERSEHLRIPQDLDYQSVAGLSAEVREKLLSHRPATLGQAARIPGITPAAVSLLLVHLRRDTERRSA, encoded by the coding sequence ATGGATCCTGCAAGGCCATTTGAAGTCATTGTCGTCGGTGGCGGTCATGCCGGCACCGAGGCCGCGCACGCCGCGGCCCGTATGGGTGTGCGCACACTGCTCCTGACCCAGAGCCTCGAGACCATCGGTCAGATGAGCTGCAATCCGGCGATTGGCGGGATTGGCAAAGGCCATCTGGTGCGTGAAATCGACGCCATGGGGGGCGTCATGGGTCGGGCCATTGACCGGGCAGGGATTCAGTTCCGGTGTCTCAACCACCGCAAGGGGCCGGCGGTGCGTGCGACCCGCGCTCAGGCGGATCGGGCGCTGTACCGGGAAGCCGTGCGCCATGAACTCGATGCCCTCGAGGGCCTGCAACTCTTCCAGGACAGCGTCCAGGATCTCATCGTCGAGCAGGGCGAGGTCTGTGGCGTGGTCACCGGCATGGGGCTGTCATTGCGGGCGCAGGCGGTGGTGTTGACGGTCGGGACCTTCCTCGGTGGACGGATTCACGTGGGCGATCACAGCCACAGCGGGGGGCGTGCCGGTGATGCCCCGTCCAATGCCCTTGCCGCACGGTTGCGTGAGCTCCCTCTGCGGGTGGGCCGGCTTAAGACCGGAACGCCACCGCGAATTGATGCCGGCAGCATTGATTATCGGCAGATTGGCGAGCAGCCCGGGGACGATCCGGTGCCCTACTTCTCGCGCTGGAGTCGGCGAGATGAGCATCCACGGCAGGTGGCCTGCCATATCACGCACACCAACGAAGCCACGCATGCCATCATCCGTGACGGATTGCATCGCTCACCGATGTTCAGCGGCGAGATCGAGGGCACGGGCCCGCGTTACTGCCCGTCGATCGAAGACAAAGTGGTGCGCTTTGCCGATCGCAACGCCCATCAGATTTTCCTGGAGCCTGAAGGCCTCGGCAGTCGCGAGGTGTATCCCAACGGCATTTCCACCAGCCTGGCTTACGACACGCAGGTGGCCCTCGTGCGCAGCATTCAGGGGCTTGAAAACGCCCACATCACCCGACCGGGCTACGCCATCGAGTATGACTATCTGGATCCGCGGGATTTGCAGCCCCATCTGGAGAGTCTGCATCTGCCAGGGTTGTGGTTGGCTGGGCAAATCAATGGCACCACCGGATACGAAGAGGCGGCCGCCCAGGGTTTGCTGGCCGGGGTCAATGCCGCCGCGCGCGTCCAGGGAGAGTCGAGCTGGGTGCCGGGACGCCACGAGGCGTATATCGGCGTGCTTGCGGATGATCTGACAACGCGGGGAACGCGGGAGCCTTACCGCATGTTCACCTCGCGGGCGGAATATCGCCTACAGCTGCGCGAGGACAACGCGGATCTGCGATTGCTCCCGGTGGCCTATCGTTACGGGCTGATCAGCGAAGCGGCCTGGGCGGATTTTGAGGCCTATCGCGAGGGGATCGAGACCGAACGCGTGCGATTGGAGCGCACCTGGGTCAAGCCGGGTGATTTAGGCGACGATGCTGGCGCCAGCTTACTGGGACAGCCCCTGCGCCGGGAGCAGACGCTCATGACACTGCTGCGGCGCCCTGAGATGGATTACCTGACCCTGATGCAATTGCCGGGGGGTGGGCCCGGACCGGCGGACCCGCGCATTCGCGAGCAGTTGGTTATCGAGGCACGGTATGCGGGTTATCTGAAACGACAGACCGATCAGGTAGCACGCAGTGAGCGATCCGAGCATCTGCGGATCCCGCAAGATCTGGATTATCAGTCGGTCGCCGGGCTGTCTGCAGAAGTTCGGGAAAAGCTCCTCAGTCATCGACCGGCGACGCTGGGGCAGGCCGCGCGTATTCCGGGTATAACGCCCGCGGCCGTCTCGCTGTTGCTCGTGCACCTGCGCCGGGATACCGAGCGCCGGAGCGCCTGA
- the mnmE gene encoding tRNA uridine-5-carboxymethylaminomethyl(34) synthesis GTPase MnmE produces the protein MAEPTLCAVATPPGRGGIGVVRVSGPDAQALAQAIASPLPAPRYAALRRFRDSNGEALDEGLVLFFPGPQSFTGEDVVEFHGHGGPIVLDRLLQRLLALGAVLAEPGAFSQRAFLNGRLDLTRAEAIADLIDAGSESAARAAMHSLQGEFAETVNGLVASVTELRVHLESSIDFADESLDGLAADELIGRIDAIAERLAATRRAAGQGQRLQEGLTLVIAGRPNAGKSSLLNALAGRDAAIVTELAGTTRDILDTQLHIDGLPLRVLDTAGLRDGGDVIEQEGVRRAQAAMARADRILLVSDDAAKDPDASSDLLDELPADVPLTRVASKIDLTDRAPGVQAGVIGVSALTGAGLDHLRAHLRGELGEMHTEAGFIARRRHLQALDAAAEALTEARGAAAAGLGDELVAESLRLAQDRLGEITGTVTTEDLLGAIFSTFCIGK, from the coding sequence ATGGCCGAGCCCACCCTGTGCGCCGTGGCCACACCGCCGGGGCGCGGTGGGATCGGCGTCGTACGGGTCTCCGGGCCTGATGCTCAGGCGCTGGCGCAGGCTATTGCTTCGCCCCTGCCGGCGCCACGCTATGCGGCGCTACGACGGTTCCGTGACAGCAACGGTGAAGCCCTTGATGAAGGGCTAGTGCTGTTCTTTCCTGGTCCCCAGTCGTTCACGGGCGAGGACGTGGTCGAGTTCCACGGCCACGGTGGCCCCATCGTTCTGGATCGATTACTCCAGCGGCTCCTCGCGTTGGGTGCGGTACTGGCCGAGCCCGGCGCGTTCAGTCAGCGCGCTTTTCTGAATGGCCGCCTGGATCTGACCCGCGCTGAGGCCATTGCCGATCTGATTGACGCCGGCAGTGAGTCTGCGGCCCGCGCTGCAATGCACTCCCTTCAGGGCGAGTTTGCCGAGACAGTCAATGGATTGGTGGCCTCGGTGACCGAACTGCGGGTGCATCTGGAGTCGAGCATTGATTTTGCCGACGAGTCACTGGATGGCCTGGCGGCGGACGAACTGATTGGCCGCATTGATGCGATTGCCGAGCGGCTTGCGGCGACGCGGCGGGCGGCGGGACAGGGGCAGCGGCTACAGGAGGGCCTGACGCTGGTTATTGCCGGGCGGCCCAATGCCGGCAAATCGAGCCTGCTCAATGCCCTCGCCGGGCGCGATGCAGCCATTGTGACCGAACTCGCGGGGACGACTCGGGACATCCTGGACACCCAGCTTCATATCGATGGCTTGCCTCTGCGCGTCCTGGATACTGCGGGTTTGCGGGACGGTGGCGATGTCATCGAGCAGGAAGGGGTGCGCCGAGCGCAGGCGGCCATGGCCAGAGCCGACCGCATTCTGCTGGTGAGTGATGATGCCGCCAAGGACCCCGATGCGTCATCCGATCTGCTGGATGAACTGCCCGCGGATGTTCCGCTGACTCGGGTGGCCAGCAAGATTGACTTAACCGACCGTGCGCCGGGCGTTCAAGCGGGGGTGATCGGGGTATCGGCCCTAACCGGAGCCGGTCTTGATCACTTGCGCGCGCACTTGCGGGGTGAGTTGGGTGAAATGCATACCGAGGCCGGTTTTATCGCCCGTCGCCGGCATCTCCAGGCGCTGGATGCAGCCGCCGAGGCACTCACCGAGGCGCGCGGCGCAGCAGCGGCTGGGCTGGGAGATGAGCTGGTCGCGGAATCGCTTCGTCTCGCCCAGGACCGGTTGGGGGAGATTACCGGGACCGTGACCACCGAGGATCTCTTAGGGGCGATTTTCTCAACCTTCTGTATTGGCAAGTAA
- the yidC gene encoding membrane protein insertase YidC, with protein sequence MDNQRLFLLVALALVMLLVWTTWQQDYGPRQAETTAATQEEQADAAAPEPGAADDRAADDPASPGGREDDAPGASDDTGAGADSEAIMADTVRVTTDVLDIEIPLAGGNIRDAALREHTRAVDDDTPFQLLGNTDPLFVAQSGLIGDDVEAPGHMAEWEAVAERYTLEDDADQIEVPLRWRSESGVTITRRYLFERDSYLVRVVHEVENASDADWRGYQYSQLRRTTETEGPGFLGAASYTGGVLYSPEEKYQKISFGDMDKEDISLDIADGWLAMIQHYFLAAWVPPRDQELRYYSRVSRGEYILGHSSPWQSVAAGDTQAFENRLFIGPKEQDRLDAVAAGLELTVDYGWLTIISKPLFVALDWIHDVVGNWGWSIILLTLGIKLVFYKLSETSYRSMARMRKLQPEMQKLKERYGEDRQQMNQELMQLYKKEKVNPLGGCLPILIQIPVFIALYWVLLESVELRQAPWILWIQDLAERDPFYVLPLLMGATMFLQQKLNPAPMDPIQQKIMMGLPLVFTIFFMFFPAGLVLYWVTNNSLSILQQWIITRRIEAGAKS encoded by the coding sequence ATGGATAACCAACGCCTATTTCTGCTGGTCGCCCTCGCGCTTGTCATGCTGTTGGTCTGGACGACCTGGCAGCAGGACTATGGCCCGCGCCAGGCAGAGACCACCGCCGCCACTCAGGAAGAACAGGCTGACGCAGCGGCACCGGAGCCAGGCGCCGCGGATGATCGCGCCGCTGACGACCCCGCGTCTCCGGGTGGCCGCGAGGATGACGCCCCTGGCGCATCGGATGACACCGGTGCAGGCGCGGACAGTGAGGCCATCATGGCCGATACCGTGCGCGTGACCACGGATGTACTTGACATTGAGATCCCGCTAGCGGGCGGCAACATACGCGACGCGGCACTGCGCGAACACACACGGGCGGTCGACGATGACACGCCGTTTCAGCTGCTCGGCAACACTGATCCCTTGTTCGTCGCCCAGAGTGGGTTGATCGGCGATGATGTGGAGGCACCCGGGCACATGGCCGAATGGGAGGCCGTGGCGGAGCGCTATACGCTTGAAGACGATGCAGATCAGATCGAAGTGCCGCTTCGCTGGCGCAGCGAGTCGGGTGTCACCATTACTCGGCGTTATTTATTCGAGCGCGATAGCTACCTCGTGCGCGTCGTGCATGAAGTCGAGAATGCCAGCGACGCCGACTGGCGCGGCTATCAGTACAGCCAGCTTCGCCGTACGACCGAAACCGAGGGTCCGGGTTTCCTGGGTGCTGCCAGCTACACCGGTGGTGTGCTCTACAGCCCGGAGGAGAAGTATCAAAAGATCAGTTTCGGTGACATGGACAAGGAGGACATCTCCCTGGACATCGCCGATGGTTGGCTTGCGATGATCCAGCATTACTTCCTCGCCGCCTGGGTGCCACCGCGGGATCAGGAGCTGCGCTACTACTCCCGGGTTAGTCGGGGTGAATACATCCTCGGGCATAGCTCGCCCTGGCAAAGTGTGGCCGCCGGTGACACGCAGGCCTTCGAGAATCGTTTGTTCATTGGCCCCAAGGAGCAGGACCGCCTGGACGCGGTGGCCGCCGGGCTTGAGCTCACCGTGGACTATGGCTGGCTGACCATCATCTCCAAGCCCCTGTTCGTGGCGCTGGACTGGATCCACGACGTCGTCGGTAATTGGGGCTGGTCAATCATTCTGCTCACGCTCGGCATCAAGTTGGTGTTCTACAAGCTCTCGGAGACGAGTTATCGCTCCATGGCCCGGATGCGCAAGCTCCAGCCTGAGATGCAAAAGCTCAAGGAGCGCTATGGTGAGGACCGCCAGCAGATGAATCAGGAGCTCATGCAGCTCTACAAGAAGGAAAAGGTGAACCCGCTGGGCGGCTGTTTGCCGATTCTGATTCAGATACCGGTGTTCATTGCGCTGTACTGGGTGCTGTTGGAGAGCGTGGAATTGCGCCAGGCTCCGTGGATTCTCTGGATTCAGGATCTGGCCGAACGGGATCCGTTCTATGTGCTGCCGCTGTTGATGGGCGCGACCATGTTCCTGCAGCAGAAGCTCAATCCGGCGCCGATGGATCCGATTCAGCAGAAAATCATGATGGGCCTGCCGTTGGTCTTTACAATTTTCTTCATGTTCTTCCCGGCGGGGCTGGTGCTCTACTGGGTGACGAACAACAGTCTTTCCATCCTCCAGCAATGGATTATCACCCGGCGTATTGAGGCCGGCGCGAAGTCCTAG
- the yidD gene encoding membrane protein insertion efficiency factor YidD: protein MRTILIALLRAYRYVISPLLGPSCRFHPTCSCYAIEAVERHGALRGGYYALRRILRCHPFHPGGLDPVPDQESASHRR from the coding sequence ATGCGAACCATCTTGATCGCGCTGCTACGCGCATACCGCTACGTCATCAGCCCCCTGCTGGGTCCGAGCTGCCGCTTTCATCCAACCTGTTCCTGCTACGCTATTGAGGCGGTTGAGCGCCATGGGGCGCTGCGGGGCGGGTATTACGCCCTTCGGCGCATTCTGCGCTGTCATCCCTTTCATCCCGGGGGGCTAGATCCTGTCCCGGACCAGGAATCTGCGAGTCACCGCCGATGA